Proteins encoded in a region of the Orcinus orca chromosome 8, mOrcOrc1.1, whole genome shotgun sequence genome:
- the LOC125965172 gene encoding uncharacterized protein LOC125965172: protein MVPVVVVVSGGAVGVVVPPVVFVSGGVLGVVVPVVVFVSGGVLGVEVPLVVFVSGGAVGVVVPVVVFVSGRAVGVAVPLVVLVSGRAVGGAVSVVVFVSGGAVGAEVPVVVFVSGGPVGVAVAVVVFVSGGVLGVVVPVVVLVSGGAVEVCVVVFVSGGAVGVVVPVVVSVSGGVVGAAVPVVVLVSGRAVGAAVSVVVFVSGGVLGVVVPVVVFVSVVAVGVVVSVVVFVSGGVLGVVVPVVFVSGVAVGVVVSVVVFVSGGAVGVVVRAVFFVSGRVVGVVVPVVVFVSGGAVGVAVPVVVFVSGRVVGVVVCVVVFVSGVGVVVPIVVFVSGRAVGVAVSVVVFVRGVAVGVAVPVVFVSGRVVGVVVPVVVFVSGGAVGVAVSVVVFVSGGAVGVVVPVVVFVSVVAVGVVVSVVVFVSGDVLGVVVPVVFVSDVAVGVVVSVVVFVSGGAVGVVVHAVFFVSGRVVGVVVPVVVFVSGGAVGVAVSVVVFVSGGAVGVVVRAVVFVSGGAMGVVVRAVFFVSDRVVGVVVPVVVFVSGGAGGAAVSVVVFVSGGAVGVGVPVVVFVSGRVVGVEVPVVVFVSGGAVGVVVPVVVFVSGGAVGVAVSVVVFVSGGAVGVVVRAVFFVSGRVVEVPVVVFVSGGPVGVAVPVVVFVSGGVLGVVVPVVVLVSGGAVEVCVVVFVSGGAVGVVVPVVVSVSGGVVGAAVPVVVLW, encoded by the exons ATGGTACCTGTTGTAGTCGTTGTCAGTGGTGGGGCTGTGGGTGTGGTGGTCCCTCCTGTGGTCTTTGTCAGTGGCGGGGTTCTGGGTGTGGTGGTTCCTGTTGTGGTTTTTGTCAGTGGTGGGGTTCTGGGTGTGGAGGTCCCTCTTGTGGTCTTTGTCAGTGGCGGGGCTGTGGGTGTGGTGGTTCCTGTTGTGGTCTTTGTCAGTGGTAGGGCTGTGGGTGTGGCGGTCCCTCTTGTGGTCTTGGTCAGTGGCCGGGCTGTGGGTGGGGCAGTCTCTGTTGTGGTCTTTGTCAGTGGTGGAGCTGTGGGTGCAGAGGTCCCTGTCGTGGTCTTTGTCAGTGGTGGGCCTGTGGGTGTGGCGGTCGCTGTTGTGGTCTTTGTCAGTGGCGGGGTTCTGGGTGTGGTGGTCCCTGTTGTGGTCTTGGTCAGTGGGGGGGCTGTGGAGGTCTGTGTTGTGGTCTTTGTCAGTGGCGGGGCTGTGGGTGTGGTGGTCCCTGTTGTGGTCTCTGTCAGTGGCGGGGTGGTGGGTGCGGCAGTCCCTGTTGTGGTCTTGGTCAGTGGCCGGGCTGTGGGTGCGGCAGTCTCTGTTGTGGTCTTTGTCAGTGGCGGG GTTCTGGGTGTGGTGGTCCCTGTTGTGGTCTTTGTCAGTGTTGTGGCTGTGGGTGTGGTGGTCTCTGTTGTGGTTTTTGTGAGTGGTGGTGTTCTGGGTGTGGTGGTCCCTGTTGTCTTTGTCAGTGGTGTGGCTGTGGGTGTGGTGGTCTCTGTTGTTGTCTTTGTCAGTGGTGGGGCTGTGGGTGTGGTGGTCCGTGCTGTGTTCTTTGTCAGTGGCAGGGTTGTGGGTGTGGTGGTCCCTGTTGTGGTCTTTGTCAGTGGCGGGGCTGTGGGTGTGGCGGTCCCTGTTGTGGTCTTTGTCAGTGGCAGGGTTGTGGGTGTGGTGGTCTGTGTTGTGGTCTTTGTCAGTGGTGTGGGTGTGGTGGTCCCTATTGTGGTCtttgtgagtggcagagctgtggGTGTGGCGGTCTCTGTTGTGGTCTTTGTCCGTGGTGTGGCTGTGGGTGTGGCGGTCCCTGTTGTCTTTGTCAGTGGCAGGGTTGTGGGTGTGGTGGTCCCTGTTGTGGTCTTTGTCAGTGGCGGAGCTGTGGGTGTGGCAGTCTCTGTTGTGGTCTTTGTCAGTGGCGGGGCTGTGGGTGTGGTGGTCCCTGTTGTGGTCTTTGTCAGTGTTGTGGCTGTGGGTGTGGTGGTCTCTGTTGTGGTCTTTGTGAGTGGTGATGTTCTGGGTGTGGTGGTCCCTGTTGTCTTTGTCAGTGATGTGGCTGTGGGTGTGGTGGTCTCTGTTGTGGTCTTTGTCAGTGGTGGGGCTGTGGGTGTGGTGGTCCATGCTGTGTTCTTTGTCAGTGGCAGGGTTGTGGGTGTGGTGGTCCCTGTTGTGGTCTTTGTCAGTGGTGGAGCTGTGGGTGTGGCGGTCTCTGTTGTGGTCTTTGTCAGTGGCGGGGCTGTTGGTGTGGTGGTCCGTGCTGTTGTCTTTGTCAGTGGCGGGGCTATGGGTGTGGTGGTCCGTGCTGTGTTCTTTGTCAGTGACAGGGTTGTGGGTGTGGTGGTCCCTGTTGTGGTCTTTGTCAGTGGCGGGGCTGGGGGTGCGGCAGTCTCTGTTGTGGTCTTTGTCAGTGGCGGGGCTGTGGGTGTGGGGGTCCCTGTTGTGGTCTTTGTCAGTGGCAGGGTTGTGGGTGTGGAGGTCCCTGTTGTG GTCTTTGTCAGTGGCGGGGCTGTGGGTGTGGTGGTCCCTGTTGTGGTCTTTGTCAGTGGCGGGGCTGTGGGTGTGGCGGTCTCTGTTGTTGTCTTTGTCAGTGGCGGGGCTGTGGGTGTGGTGGTCCGTGCTGTGTTCTTTGTCAGTGGCAGGGTTGTGG AGGTCCCTGTCGTGGTCTTTGTCAGTGGTGGGCCTGTGGGTGTGGCGGTCCCTGTTGTGGTCTTTGTCAGTGGCGGGGTTCTGGGTGTGGTGGTCCCTGTTGTGGTCTTGGTCAGTGGGGGGGCTGTGGAGGTCTGTGTTGTGGTCTTTGTCAGTGGCGGGGCTGTGGGTGTGGTGGTCCCTGTTGTGGTCTCTGTCAGTGGCGGGGTGGTGGGTGCGGCAGTCCCTGTTGTGGTCTTG TGGTGA